In Nymphaea colorata isolate Beijing-Zhang1983 chromosome 3, ASM883128v2, whole genome shotgun sequence, a genomic segment contains:
- the LOC116250508 gene encoding probable carbohydrate esterase At4g34215, protein MLRVGVSIVISLYLLLLLLTVSPTAASAALGWEGRKEESEREMGSSGSKSVRSGCEPSAPPPPTEKSIFILSGQSNMSGRGGVEGKKWDGVVPPECRPSPAILRLNAHLRWEEARDPLHADIDTAKVCGIGPGMPFANELLSHLGPHRPKGLVIGLVPCAVGGTAIKEWGRGCHLYEDMVKRAKHSVEEGGSIKALLWYQGESDTTSDQDAQCYGKRMEELIHNVRSDLHLPDLPVIQVAIATGDANGIDKVREAQLGMKLPSVYCVDAKGLPLKSDHLHLTTEAQVRLGKMLAHEYLKHYSL, encoded by the exons ATGCTCAGAGTGGGGGTAAGTATCGTCATTAGCCTGTACTTGCTGTTGCTGTTATTGACGGTCAGTCCCACAGCGGCATCGGCGGCTTtgggttgggaaggcaggaaagaagagagcgagagagagatgggcAGCTCCGGATCCAAGAGCGTACGCAGCGGCTGCGAGCCGTCGGCACCGCCACCGCCTACCGAGAAGAGCATTTTCATACTGTCCGGGCAGAGCAACATGTCCGGGAGAGGCGGAGTGGAGGGCAAGAAGTGGGACGGCGTAGTCCCTCCCGAGTGCCGCCCTTCCCCTGCCATCCTCCGCCTCAATGCTCACCTTCGTTGGGAAGAAGCGCGAGACCCGCTTCACGCCGACATCGACACGGCAAAGGTCTGCGGCATCGGCCCCGGCATGCCCTTCGCCAACGAGCTCCTCTCTCATCTGGGACCGCACCGGCCGAAGGGGCTCGTCATCGGCCTCGTGCCGTGCGCGGTGGGCGGGACGGCGATCAAGGAATGGGGGAGAGGATGCCACCTCTACGAGGATATGGTGAAGAGGGCTAAGCATTCGGTGGAGGAAGGCGGTAGCATCAAAGCTCTGCTCTGGTATCAGGGGGAGAGCGATACCACGTCTGACCAAGACGCACAATGCTACGGGAAGAGGATGGAGGAGTTGATACACAACGTTCGCTCCGATCTGCATCTTCCGGACCTGCCTGTGATACAG GTGGCAATTGCAACGGGTGATGCTAATGGCATTGACAAGGTGAGAGAAGCACAGCTGGGAATGAAACTCCCCAGCGTCTATTGCGTGGATGCAAAAGGGTTGCCCCTTAAAAGTGATCATTTGCATCTTACCACCGAGGCTCAAGTCAGGCTAGGCAAAATGTTGGCCCACGAATACCTGAAGCATTACAGTCTCTGA
- the LOC116250507 gene encoding sodium/proton antiporter 1 yields the protein MASLLLGNPPCSRFPLLPRHEALCTVSHGHTLVQRLPSSDSRLCTATPQRRWKEGFIVRAEENAKSSIQPPPTVDVDEEYDEILSRPGTCDPLCSVDEMSSLDFEANYQPKTDLLKALSIFALSAAGAVAINHSWVAANQDLSMALVFALGYAGIIFEESLAFNKSGVGLVMAVCLWVIRSIGAPSTDIAVSELTHASAEVSEIVFFLLGAMTIVEIVDAHQGFKLVTDNITTRKPRSLLWVVGFVTFFLSSVLDNLTSTIVMVSLLRKLVPPSEYRKFLGAVVVIAANSGGAWTPIGDVTTTMLWIHGQISTLPTIKDLIIPSAISLAVPLALMSLTSEVDGKAQKAPVVLASEQMAPRGQLVFAVGVGALVFVPVFKAVTGLPPYMGMLLGLGVLWVLTDAIHYGESGRQSLKVPQALSRIDTQGILFFLGILLSVSSLEAAGILRELANYLDANIPSLELIASSIGFVSAVIDNVPLVAATMGMYDLTSYPMDAEFWQLVAFCAGTGGSMLVIGSAAGVAFMGMEKVDFFWYMRKVSGFALAGYVSGIAAYLALHNFGISIPATLAHVPLLSGS from the exons ATGGCGTCCCTTCTCCTTGGGAACCCGCCATGTAGTCGGTTTCCCCTTCTACCAAGGCATGAAGCCCTGTGCACGGTTTCTCATGGCCATACTCTGGTGCAGAGACTGCCTTCGAGCGATTCTCGGTTGTGCACGGCTACCCCCCAACGGAGGTGGAAGGAAGGGTTCATCGTTCGGGCGGAGGAGAATGCGAAGAGCTCGATTCAGCCCCCTCCTACCGTCGACGTTGATGAGGAGTACGAT GAAATCCTGTCTAGACCTGGAACATGTGATCCTTTGTGCTCTGTTGATGAAATGAGCTCTCTTGATTTTGAAGCTAACTACCAACCAAAAACAGATTTGCTTAAGGCTCTTTCAATCTTTGCATTATCTGCAGCAGGAGCAGTTGCAATTAATCATTCTTGGGTGGCCGCAAATCAG GACCTTTCTATGGCATTGGTATTTGCTTTGGGTTATGCTGGCATAATTTTTGAAGAGTCTCTAGCATTTAACAAAAGTGGTGTGGGACTTGTGATGGCAGTCTGCTTATGGGTCATTCGGAGCATAGGG GCACCGTCAACAGACATTGCTGTTTCAGAATTAACCCATGCATCTGCTGAAGTTAGTGAGATAGTGTTTTTCTTGCTTGGTGCAATGACCATTGTTGAAATAGTTGATGCACATCAAGGCTTCAAATTGGTAACAGACAACATCACCACTCGAAAGCCTCGTTCCCTTCTTTGGGTG GTTGGGTTTGTCACCTTCTTCCTAAGTTCAGTATTGGACAATCTTACATCCACAATTGTGATGGTGTCACTACTGCGAAAGCTGGTGCCCCCTTCTGAATATAGAAA GTTTCTTGGAGCTGTTGTTGTTATTGCTGCAAACTCTGGAGGTGCTTGGACACCTATTGGTGATGTTACGACAACCATGTTGTGGATTCATGGTCAGATATCAACCTTACCAACAATAAAG GATTTGATTATTCCATCGGCAATTTCTTTGGCTGTTCCACTAGCTCTAATGTCCCTCACAAG TGAAGTTGATGGTAAAGCACAAAAAGCTCCAGTTGTTTTGGCATCAGAGCAAATGGCCCCTAGAGGGCAACTTGTTTTTGCTGTTGGAGTTGGTGCTCTGGTGTTTGTTCCTGTGTTTAAGGCTGTAACAGGCTTGCCTCCTTACATGGGTATGCTGCTTGGTCTTGGAGTCCTCTGGGTTTTGACCGATGCAATCCATTATGGCGAATCTGGAAGGCAAAGTCTAAAAGTACCACAAGCTTTATCTAGAATCGACACACAAGGAATCCTCTTCTTCCTTGGAATTCTTCTCTCTGTGAGCAG TCTGGAGGCCGCGGGCATTCTGAGAGAATTGGCAAATTACCTGGACGCCAACATTCCCAGTCTTGAGCTGATTGCAAGCTCAATAGGTTTTGTGTCTGCTGTGATAGACAATGTACCTCTTGTTGCTGCTACCATGGGAATGTATGATCTTACATCTTATCCAATGGATGCTGAGTTTTGGCAGCTGGTCGCATTTTGTGCTGGTACTGGAGGATCAATGCTTGTCATTGGCTCTGCCGCAGGGGTTGCCTTCATGGGGATGGAAAAAGTGGATTTCTTTTGGTATATGAGAAAG GTGAGTGGGTTTGCACTGGCAGGCTATGTGTCTGGGATCGCTGCATATCTAGCACTGCATAACTTTGGCATATCAATTCCTGCAACGCTGGCTCATGTTCCGCTCCTTTCCGGCTCATAG
- the LOC116251300 gene encoding uncharacterized protein LOC116251300 — translation MYAMEDCRSDGVAAVLNCRSFRPHSVSSLAHLIMASTKFKKGDGEGDVVKETRVETVDFQSQAGQGGTTKEPVQVVHQHHPSSATGGSTGGVVISAASAVARSIESAKEMLTGKGAGDDAN, via the exons ATGTATGCGATGGAGGACTGTAGGAGTGATGGTGTTGCTGCAGTTCTTAATTGCAGAAGCTTTCGACCGCACTCAGTTTCATCTCTTGCTCATCTCATAATGGCCTCTACAAAGTTCAAGAAG GGAGACGGAGAAGGGGACGTTGTGAAGGAGACGAGGGTGGAGACAGTGGATTTCCAGTCGCAGGCCGGCCAAGGGGGTACCACGAAGGAGCCCGTACAAGTGGTGCACCAGCATCACCCCAGCAGTGCTACTGGTGGCTCTACCGGAGGAGTTGTGATCAGCGCCGCCTCCGCGGTGGCCCGCTCTATAGAGTCTGCAAAGGAGATGCTCACCGGAAAAGGAGCCGGCGACGACGCTAATTGA
- the LOC116251429 gene encoding ADP-ribosylation factor 1-like has product MIRRVVGLQSEGSCLISIIVALILIDSDSEASAALVTVSRWERRHRSVAVMGMTLSRLIRMLFAKREMRILMVGLDAAGKTTILYKLKLGEIVTTIPTIGFNVETVEYKNVSFTVWDVGGQDKIRPLWRHYFQNTQGLIFVVDSNDRERILEAREELHRMLSEEELRDATLLVFANKQDLPNALNVSEITDKLGLRSLRERRWYIQSTCATSGVGLYEGLDWLSNNIPKA; this is encoded by the exons ATGATAAGGAGAGTAGTTGGGCTGCAATCAGAAGGGTCTTGTCTAATTTCTATAATTGTAGCTCTCATTCTGATCGACTCAGACTCAGAGGCATCTGCAGCTCTCGTTACAGTTTCCAG GTGGGAGAGGCGGCATCGATCAGTAGCAGTGATGGGGATGACCTTGTCAAGGCTGATAAGGATGTTGTTTGCCAAGAGGGAGATGAGGATTCTGATGGTGGGTCTTGATGCTGCAGGGAAGACCACCATTCTCTACAAGCTCAAGCTCGGAGAGATCGTCACTACAATACCTACCATTG GATTTAATGTGGAGACTGTAGAGTATAAGAACGTCAGTTTCACTGTTTGGGATGTTGGAGGACAAGACAAG ATCAGGCCGCTGTGGAGGCACTACTTCCAGAACACGCAGGGTCTTATTTTCGTGGTGGACAGCAACGACAGAGAGCGTATTCTTGAAGCCAGAGAGGAACTTCACCGAATGCTAAGTGAG GAGGAGTTGCGTGATGCAACATTACTCGTATTTGCAAACAAGCAAGATCTTCCAAATGCCTTGAATGTTTCAGAAATAACTGACAAGCTTGGACTACGATCTCTTCGTGAGCGCCGATG gTACATTCAGAGTACCTGCGCCACTTCAGGTGTTGGACTCTATGAAGGTTTAGATTGGTTATCCAACAATATACCTAAG GCATAG
- the LOC116251088 gene encoding auxin-responsive protein IAA31-like isoform X2: MELELALGLPSHVGFERGNSRKRDSSCGGESLLDLNCTCEFESSSHGFSYSQRNATREAMDDEACSEARTLPLVCEDGSTRSQIVGWPPVKSCMNSPPEEAVCSSWVEPREEESSTYVKVNMEGVAIGRKVDLNIHQGYHTLLNTLADMFGEEQRCRKQQMNGVGWKSTYTLTYKDGEGDWLLVGDVPWDIFVRSAKRLKIRRNGF; this comes from the exons ATGGAGCTCGAACTTGCCCTTGGTCTTCCCAGTCATGTCGGTTTCGAAAGAG GCAATTCCAGGAAGCGCGACTCTTCGTGTGGTGGAGAGAGCCTTCTTGATCTTAATTGTACGTGCGAATTTGAAAGCTCGAGTCACGGGTTCTCTTATAGCCAAAGAAACGCCACCCGTGAAGCGATGGATGATGAAGCCTGCTCGGAAGCTAGGACATTGCCGCTTGTCTGTGAAGATGGTTCCACAAG AAGCCAGATCGTAGGCTGGCCGCCCGTAAAATCATGCATGAATTCGCCGCCGGAGGAGGCGGTCTGCAGCTCATGGGTTGAGCCGAGGGAGGAGGAGAGTTCGACGTATGTGAAGGTGAACATGGAAGGCGTCGCCATTGGCAGGAAAGTGGACCTGAACATTCACCAGGGCTATCACACCCTTCTCAACACATTGGCCGACATGTTCGGCGAAg AGCAAAGATGCAGGAAGCAGCAGATGAACGGCGTCGGCTGGAAGTCTACCTACACGCTCACCTACAAAGACGGGGAGGGCGACTGGTTGCTCGTAGGGGACGTTCCATGGGA CATCTTCGTCCGGTCCGCCAAGCGACTCAAGATCCGCAGAAACGGCTTCTAG
- the LOC116251088 gene encoding auxin-responsive protein IAA31-like isoform X1, protein MIFLENGARTCPWSSQSCRFRKRKRDSSCGGESLLDLNCTCEFESSSHGFSYSQRNATREAMDDEACSEARTLPLVCEDGSTRSQIVGWPPVKSCMNSPPEEAVCSSWVEPREEESSTYVKVNMEGVAIGRKVDLNIHQGYHTLLNTLADMFGEEQRCRKQQMNGVGWKSTYTLTYKDGEGDWLLVGDVPWDIFVRSAKRLKIRRNGF, encoded by the exons ATGATCTTCCTCGAAAATGGAGCTCGAACTTGCCCTTGGTCTTCCCAGTCATGTCGGTTTCGAAAGAG GAAGCGCGACTCTTCGTGTGGTGGAGAGAGCCTTCTTGATCTTAATTGTACGTGCGAATTTGAAAGCTCGAGTCACGGGTTCTCTTATAGCCAAAGAAACGCCACCCGTGAAGCGATGGATGATGAAGCCTGCTCGGAAGCTAGGACATTGCCGCTTGTCTGTGAAGATGGTTCCACAAG AAGCCAGATCGTAGGCTGGCCGCCCGTAAAATCATGCATGAATTCGCCGCCGGAGGAGGCGGTCTGCAGCTCATGGGTTGAGCCGAGGGAGGAGGAGAGTTCGACGTATGTGAAGGTGAACATGGAAGGCGTCGCCATTGGCAGGAAAGTGGACCTGAACATTCACCAGGGCTATCACACCCTTCTCAACACATTGGCCGACATGTTCGGCGAAg AGCAAAGATGCAGGAAGCAGCAGATGAACGGCGTCGGCTGGAAGTCTACCTACACGCTCACCTACAAAGACGGGGAGGGCGACTGGTTGCTCGTAGGGGACGTTCCATGGGA CATCTTCGTCCGGTCCGCCAAGCGACTCAAGATCCGCAGAAACGGCTTCTAG